The Candidatus Omnitrophota bacterium DNA window GGAATATCACAGGCATCCTGAGAGTTTCCGCTACCAGCTTAATACCGCGCACAATCGATGAAAACCTCTCCTTCGAATCGACATTCTCCTGCCTATGCAAAGTCAGCAATATGTAATTATTCTTTTTTATTTTATGCACATTGAGAATGTTATTTTTTTGGCGGGCCAGCTTCAGATTTGCAGACACGGCATCGACTATAGTGTTGCCGGTTATATAAATATTTCCTTCAGGCACGCCTTCCTTTAAAACCAGACATTTTTCTACGGCGGTGGGTACAAACAGAAAGTCCGATATGTGATCCACTATGAACCTGTTTATCTCCTCCGGCATCGTCCTGTCAAAACTCCTCAAACCGGCCTCTACATGAGCGACTTTAATATCGAACCCCGTGTAACTTTTTGTGGTCGAGATCTTTTCTGCTGTCATTGCACCCGCAAGGACCGTGTTAGTATCGCCCTGGACTATGACCGCCCTGGGCATATCTTTCAAAAGTATCCGTTCGATCTCTATGAGCATTCTCCCGGTATGCTCGCCCTGCAGGTAAGGCGCTCTCGATCTTATATCCAGGCGATAATCCGGTTTAGGCAGGCCGAGTTCCTTAAAAAATACCCTGTCCATATCATAAGAATAGTGTTGGCCCGAGTGGATTATATTAAAAGGGATGCGCCTTTTCTGGCACAACCTTATTAGCGGAGAAAGTTTTATTATCTCGGGCCTTGTCCCCAGTATAAAAGTAAGAAGTATTTTTTTCCTCATATGATATATTCCAATACCATAGAATTATTTATCTTACCGACTGCAAGATAAAGTGCCTGTAATGCAAACATACTGCACCACGAGTTGCTATGATTCTGCCTGGCGCCATCCTGGTCGCTGCCATAAATAAAACCACCCCTGCTGCCCTGCTCAACATTCTGAAAAGATAAAAGTCTTTCAAGGAGTTTATTATTATCGGAACCGGATCTTATAAAATGAGAAAGCCTCAGTACCTGCGCCTGTATATCGCAGCGCTGATGCGCGATATCTATAGCTCCGCTGCCGGATATTCGCGTCGGAAATCCGCCGTTTTCCTGCTGAAACCTGGCTAACCACCCGAAGGCATCCCGCATGACATCTTTATACTTGTCGGTTTTAAGTTTATATGAATAATAAAGCATGCCTTCCAGGGTGTAGCTATAAGGATGAAGGTGCGACGTCCCTTCAGGCATGCCTGTTATGAACCTTTTATCTTTATAGAAATTTTTTATCGACGAATCTATCAGCTTCGCGGCCATCTCATTATAGGTATTGTCCTTTTTTACCGATGCCAATTCACACAGGCACAGCGCAAGCTTAGAGTGGAAACTTCCTGATTGGGTCGACCATTTCTCCGGAGATTCATATGCGTTATCTTTTTTGGTATCAAATACAGGATAGTACAGACCGATGTCTTTCGCCATCCTATTATTCAAAAATTTTATTGTCTTTTCCGCGCACGCCAGATAATCCTTTTCCCCAGTTATCTTATGCAGTTTCAGCATCCCGAAAGCCACCATTGCACAATCAAACGAATATATATTACCTCTTTCGAAAGAGTAATGTTCCACCACGTCTTTTAAATACTTCCGCGTCAGGACAGCTCCGCTTGCGTCAAGCGCGTCCTGCAATATCCACTGCGCCGCATGCCTGGCCTTCTTTATGAATAGCTCATTCTTTGTAACCGTGTACAAGAAACTCATGAGAGTTAAGGCGTAGCCTGTGATCTCTGAATATATATAAGGATGACTCTTATCTTTCAGGTCCTGCCAGGCATAGAAACCGCCTTCTTCGGATTGGATCCCTGAATTCAGGAACCAGCCTGCGGCAAGATCTATTCTATCTTCTAATCTCAATTCTGCTACCTTCATATAAGTACGGCCTTTTTACAACTCTTGCAATAATGATCCCCGGAACGCTTCTCTAATTTCTCCCCACAAAAACACACATGCCCTATTAAGCGGGCCGGGTTACCGGCAACTATGCCATGAGGCTCAACGTCTTTAGTCACGACAGCGCCTGCCCCGACTAAAGAATACTTACCTATGTTGATATCACAGAGTATCAGGGCTCCCGCTCCTATAGAAGCGCCTTTGCCCATGACCCATTCAGGAGAGCTTATATCCCGCGTTTTACAGTTTCTGGGGTTTTTATCATTGATAAAGCATGCTGCCGGTCCGATAAAACAATCGTCCTCGATCTTAATACCCCTGTGGATGAGGGCCTTGCTCATGATCTTTACATTGTTGCCTACCACAACTTTCCGGTCGATGAATACACCGTTACCTATTACACAATCTTCTCCTATTGCGGCATCACGCATGATCTGCGAAAAATGCCAGACCGCGGTCCCCTTTCCTATCCTGGCAGATCTATCCACTACAGCTGTTTTTGCTATGGTAACGCCCTTACCCGGATTTATCTTAGATTCTCTTTTGCCCATTCTACGTTTCTCCTCAATCCTTCCTCGATACCGATTTTCGGTTTCCAGCCGAATAGTCTTTCTGCCAGGCCGTAATTACAATTCAATTTTCTAACCTGTGCCGCCCTGTCGGCAGTATGCACTATCCTGGAATCGCTGCCTGAGATGTCTATTATCTTCTTTGCGATATAATTCACACTGACATCCTTACCATTTCCAAAGTTCACTGCATTTCCCACCGCTTTCGGATGAGAGCCCATAACAAGGAAGGCATCGATCATATCATCAACATATGTAAAATCCCTGGTCTGTTTGCCGTCACCGTGTATCGTCAATGTTTCGCCTTTCAGTGCAAGGTCTATAAATTTCGGTATGACATCGTAAGTATGACGCGGCCCATAAGTATTAAATGGTCTTATAATAGCAACCGGTATGTGATAGGTATTCCAATAGGCATAACAATATCGGTCAGCAGCTACTTTGCTTGCCGCATATGGCGATGATGGATAAAGAGGGTGCTCTTCACTGATTCTCCTGCCCAGCGTCATTCCGTATATCTCGCTCGACGAAGTGCATACGATCCTTTTTGTGCACTTCGTTTCCATAACAGCATGCAACATGTTCAGCGTCCCTAAAACATTAGTTTCCATTACTTCTAAGGGATGCGTAAAGGAATTAGGCACATAAGCATCGGCCGCGAGATGGAATATAATCTCCGGACAATTATTCTTTACCAGCGTCCTGCAGTCAGCACTTGCTATATCGCCCGTTATTATCTCTGCAAACCTTCTTTCCAGCGGCTTTATGTTCTTGAGGTTATATTGAGTAGTCCCTATGGTAGAATTACCTCGCACATAAACCGAGACTTTGGCGCCATCCGCAAGCAGTCTTTCCGCAAGATGCGAACCCATAAAACCGTCGGCCCCCGTAACCAATATTCTTTTACTTTTATAAAAACTTTTCATCAACAATCCCCTTTCATTTTTACAATAAATTTTTTCATTATTTTTCTTATTGGAGGCCCTTTTAACTCTTCTGCAGGAGTAACCCGTTCAAGATCAATTAATCGCCTTACGAACCTTTTAAGCATTTTATAACAATTCTCTTTTACAATGCTACCTAAAAAAGCGCTGCTCGGAAAGCCTGTTATGCATATGGCGCTGGTTGGATAGCAATTCTCGGCAGGTCTGCCTCTCCACCATTTATAAAATAACGTCATGTTGGAAGGTATGAGGGATTTTTTGGAAATAGCGTATTCCAAAATATTATTCAGTATGATCGGCACTTCTTTATATTTACTTGTATGAGCATACACGATAACGGGAAGGCCGCATGAGAGCATCTCATCTATAGCTCTCTTGTAATATGTTGTTATCTTATCGATATCCTTCATTCCCGCGTTTAAAAATAATTCGGGAGCTACGGGAAAGACCGGAACCTGCAGGACATTCGATATCCTGCTGCCCAAGCTGGGATATGTTGGAAGGCCCAAGTAATCATATGAAAACTCCGAAGAGTACTCATAGCCTTCGTCTTCTAATGCGCGCGAGAGCCCCGGATTCCACCTTCCTGCGGGAGAAACGAAGCCCTTTGTAGGAATGCCGAGGCCATCAAAAAATAACCGCGCCTTTTTAATATTATGGCGGTTGCTTTCATAATCGCCGTAGGTGTGATGATAAAACCCATGCGATTGTATATCGATACCCTCGTTGTGCCATCTTTTTATTAAGTCCTGTTTATCGGAAAAATTATCTGCATTGACAAATATGGTTATTGCATCCCGGTATTTAGTAAGCAAAGAGCTGAATGCAGAGATAGTATCCTCATGATATTCGTCTGCATCTATGCGCAAACAAAATATATTCGGATAGTCGATCTTCATGCCCTTCATGTAAGTAATAAGCGGCTTCTTTGCCACCTCTTCCACAACCGACACTGATCCGTCTCCAAAAACTTTGAGCACCGAATCGCGCTTCCGCCATTCTGACAGCCGTTTCTTTAGAGAGGCTTTTTCTTCGGGACGTGCCCTCCCGTATGTCTTTGAGAAATTACTGTCCTGCACCGAATAGACCTTAACTCCTGCCTCGATCCGGGAGATGGCCTCGTTTATTTTTTTCGCTCCCAGGTATATATTTTTTATCCTCAGACCGCCTATGGTATCACAAGGGTGTACACGCAGCCTTTCCTGTACTATTACATCGCCGGTATCGAGAGATTCGTCTATGAAATGGATTGAGACGCCGACCCTGTCAGGCTCATTATTGTAAAGGGCCCAAAACTCTGAGTCCGAACCGCGATAGAACGGCAGTATTCCAGAATGAAGATTTATAGCGCCTGCCGGCGCTATAGAGAATACCTCCTTCTTTAGTTTCCTCGTCCCGACAACCACAATCAGGTCGGGCCTGATCGAATTAAGAAAATCTACACTATCAGGATTATTGATATTTTCCGTAAACTTTACCTTTACTCCCCGAAAATCCCCGGCCATTTCTTCGAAACTTCCGTATTTTAATCTTCCCGCTGCTT harbors:
- the wecB gene encoding UDP-N-acetylglucosamine 2-epimerase (non-hydrolyzing) — encoded protein: MRKKILLTFILGTRPEIIKLSPLIRLCQKRRIPFNIIHSGQHYSYDMDRVFFKELGLPKPDYRLDIRSRAPYLQGEHTGRMLIEIERILLKDMPRAVIVQGDTNTVLAGAMTAEKISTTKSYTGFDIKVAHVEAGLRSFDRTMPEEINRFIVDHISDFLFVPTAVEKCLVLKEGVPEGNIYITGNTIVDAVSANLKLARQKNNILNVHKIKKNNYILLTLHRQENVDSKERFSSIVRGIKLVAETLRMPVIFPAHPRTVKKMERFKLRFGRNVSVLAPVDFLSFLNLEACASLILTDSGGVQEEACILKVPCVTLRENTERPETVKVGSNMLGGIKPGTILKASLKMADKRGGWANPFGDGHAAEKMLSVLLKNLR
- a CDS encoding glycoside hydrolase family 76 protein produces the protein MKVAELRLEDRIDLAAGWFLNSGIQSEEGGFYAWQDLKDKSHPYIYSEITGYALTLMSFLYTVTKNELFIKKARHAAQWILQDALDASGAVLTRKYLKDVVEHYSFERGNIYSFDCAMVAFGMLKLHKITGEKDYLACAEKTIKFLNNRMAKDIGLYYPVFDTKKDNAYESPEKWSTQSGSFHSKLALCLCELASVKKDNTYNEMAAKLIDSSIKNFYKDKRFITGMPEGTSHLHPYSYTLEGMLYYSYKLKTDKYKDVMRDAFGWLARFQQENGGFPTRISGSGAIDIAHQRCDIQAQVLRLSHFIRSGSDNNKLLERLLSFQNVEQGSRGGFIYGSDQDGARQNHSNSWCSMFALQALYLAVGKINNSMVLEYII
- a CDS encoding acyltransferase is translated as MGKRESKINPGKGVTIAKTAVVDRSARIGKGTAVWHFSQIMRDAAIGEDCVIGNGVFIDRKVVVGNNVKIMSKALIHRGIKIEDDCFIGPAACFINDKNPRNCKTRDISSPEWVMGKGASIGAGALILCDINIGKYSLVGAGAVVTKDVEPHGIVAGNPARLIGHVCFCGEKLEKRSGDHYCKSCKKAVLI
- a CDS encoding GDP-mannose 4,6-dehydratase — its product is MKSFYKSKRILVTGADGFMGSHLAERLLADGAKVSVYVRGNSTIGTTQYNLKNIKPLERRFAEIITGDIASADCRTLVKNNCPEIIFHLAADAYVPNSFTHPLEVMETNVLGTLNMLHAVMETKCTKRIVCTSSSEIYGMTLGRRISEEHPLYPSSPYAASKVAADRYCYAYWNTYHIPVAIIRPFNTYGPRHTYDVIPKFIDLALKGETLTIHGDGKQTRDFTYVDDMIDAFLVMGSHPKAVGNAVNFGNGKDVSVNYIAKKIIDISGSDSRIVHTADRAAQVRKLNCNYGLAERLFGWKPKIGIEEGLRRNVEWAKENLR
- a CDS encoding formyltransferase family protein, translated to MKLAILTSDIIDGRIVAEELLRMGRSVSAIVYEKGGAKKPVERLRTDIKSLLLKAAGRLKYGSFEEMAGDFRGVKVKFTENINNPDSVDFLNSIRPDLIVVVGTRKLKKEVFSIAPAGAINLHSGILPFYRGSDSEFWALYNNEPDRVGVSIHFIDESLDTGDVIVQERLRVHPCDTIGGLRIKNIYLGAKKINEAISRIEAGVKVYSVQDSNFSKTYGRARPEEKASLKKRLSEWRKRDSVLKVFGDGSVSVVEEVAKKPLITYMKGMKIDYPNIFCLRIDADEYHEDTISAFSSLLTKYRDAITIFVNADNFSDKQDLIKRWHNEGIDIQSHGFYHHTYGDYESNRHNIKKARLFFDGLGIPTKGFVSPAGRWNPGLSRALEDEGYEYSSEFSYDYLGLPTYPSLGSRISNVLQVPVFPVAPELFLNAGMKDIDKITTYYKRAIDEMLSCGLPVIVYAHTSKYKEVPIILNNILEYAISKKSLIPSNMTLFYKWWRGRPAENCYPTSAICITGFPSSAFLGSIVKENCYKMLKRFVRRLIDLERVTPAEELKGPPIRKIMKKFIVKMKGDC